A window of the Gemmatirosa kalamazoonensis genome harbors these coding sequences:
- a CDS encoding multicopper oxidase domain-containing protein: protein MTWFAPLLAAIILSAAKDPPSRSAPVALPNDNRVPAGVTVAGVRRIRLVVQRAVWHPDADDGPSLVTEVLGEEGKTPMIPAPLIRVLVGTRVDATVRNTLADTIVFFAQCGIDCRDSLFVAPGQTRALPVRTSRPGTYSYASFLYRGGHPYFESAAATQTGGAIVVDSAGAPPDRVFVIAEWIQRFDTTKVGDDERLVMTINGRMWPHTERLHLTVGDTVHWRIVDASGDTHPMHLHGFYFRVDSRGDGATDTIYSAAQRRWAVTEEPPRLGAFTLTWVPQRSGNWIFHCHKAVHMGGFQHAHLAEERVDPIRDTTHDAHTTDAEHIASGMGGLVLGIEVAPRPSAVPAAIAVSSTAPPAPVAPRRIRLLAQRLPGALGVHGYVVQGGDSAPARDSVRVPGPPIVLTRGEPVEITVVNHLDVKTGVHWHGIELDSYYDGVGGWSGAGAHLAPRIAPNDSFVVRFTPPRAGTFMYHTHNDEVRQLVLGLYGPLVVLEPGQTFDASTDHLVVIGETMSSGRRVVGVNGAAGARPMHLAAGKPHRFRLLNVLIDDDAEVSLVDSANAPLVWRAVAKDGADLPVAQRTERPARLSLGPGETVDVEIVPKPGRYALLVRGYSNVLIDVDVR from the coding sequence GTGACGTGGTTCGCCCCGCTCCTCGCCGCCATCATCCTGAGCGCAGCGAAGGATCCGCCCTCGCGCTCTGCGCCCGTCGCACTGCCTAACGACAACCGCGTGCCGGCTGGCGTGACCGTCGCGGGCGTGCGGCGCATCCGTCTCGTCGTGCAGCGTGCCGTGTGGCACCCCGACGCCGATGACGGGCCGTCGCTCGTCACCGAGGTGCTCGGCGAGGAAGGGAAGACGCCGATGATCCCCGCGCCGCTCATCCGCGTGCTCGTCGGCACGCGCGTCGATGCGACGGTGCGCAACACGCTCGCCGACACGATCGTCTTCTTCGCGCAGTGCGGCATCGACTGCCGCGACAGCCTGTTCGTGGCGCCGGGGCAGACGCGCGCGCTGCCGGTGCGCACGAGCCGGCCCGGCACGTACTCGTACGCGTCGTTCCTGTACCGCGGCGGCCACCCGTACTTCGAGAGCGCGGCCGCCACCCAGACCGGTGGCGCGATCGTCGTCGACTCCGCGGGCGCGCCCCCCGACCGCGTCTTCGTCATCGCCGAGTGGATCCAGCGCTTCGACACGACGAAGGTGGGCGACGACGAGCGGCTCGTGATGACGATCAACGGGCGCATGTGGCCGCACACGGAGCGCCTCCACCTCACCGTCGGCGACACGGTGCACTGGCGCATCGTCGACGCGAGTGGCGACACGCACCCGATGCACCTGCACGGCTTCTACTTCCGCGTCGACTCGCGCGGCGACGGCGCGACCGACACGATCTACTCGGCCGCGCAGCGGCGTTGGGCGGTCACCGAGGAGCCGCCGCGGCTCGGAGCGTTCACGCTCACCTGGGTGCCGCAGCGGTCGGGGAACTGGATCTTCCACTGCCACAAGGCCGTGCACATGGGCGGCTTCCAGCACGCGCACCTCGCCGAGGAGCGCGTCGACCCGATCCGCGACACGACGCACGACGCGCACACCACCGACGCGGAGCACATCGCGTCCGGCATGGGCGGACTCGTGCTCGGCATCGAGGTCGCGCCGCGTCCGAGCGCCGTGCCCGCCGCGATCGCGGTGTCGTCGACCGCGCCGCCGGCTCCGGTCGCGCCGAGGCGCATCCGCCTGCTCGCGCAGCGGCTTCCCGGAGCGCTCGGCGTGCATGGGTACGTCGTGCAGGGCGGGGACTCCGCGCCCGCGCGCGACTCGGTGCGCGTGCCCGGGCCGCCGATCGTGCTCACGCGCGGCGAGCCGGTGGAGATCACCGTCGTCAATCATCTCGACGTGAAGACCGGTGTGCACTGGCACGGAATAGAGCTGGACAGCTACTACGACGGCGTGGGAGGATGGAGCGGCGCCGGCGCCCACCTCGCGCCGCGCATCGCGCCTAACGACTCGTTCGTCGTGCGCTTCACGCCGCCGCGCGCCGGCACGTTCATGTACCACACGCACAACGACGAGGTGCGACAGCTCGTGCTCGGCCTCTACGGGCCGCTCGTCGTGCTCGAGCCCGGGCAGACGTTCGACGCGTCCACCGACCATCTCGTGGTGATCGGCGAGACGATGTCGAGCGGCCGACGCGTGGTCGGCGTGAACGGCGCCGCGGGCGCGAGGCCGATGCACCTCGCCGCGGGCAAGCCGCACCGCTTCCGGCTGCTCAACGTCCTCATCGACGACGACGCCGAGGTCTCGCTCGTCGACAGCGCGAATGCGCCGCTCGTCTGGCGTGCCGTCGCGAAGGACGGCGCCGACCTCCCGGTCGCGCAGCGCACCGAGCGTCCGGCGCGTCTCTCGCTCGGTCCCGGTGAGACGGTCGACGTGGAGATCGTGCCGAAGCCGGGGCGCTACGCACTGCTCGTGCGCGGCTACAGCAACGTCCTCATCGACGTTGACGTCCGTTAG
- a CDS encoding FAD-dependent monooxygenase, with protein sequence MSIPSRSSTATSSVGRVAIIGGGIGGLTAAIALRQRGIDAHVFEAASALGTAGAGLWISPNAMQLLQRLDLAGAVIAAGVPLGRAEVHDAERGLLQRLDFSDASQRFGVPTVAILRHRLHAILAARLPNDRLHVGAPCVSVTTTHGVRAHLADGRTIDADLLVGADGLRSVVREYVSPGVAPRYSGQTSVRGVASLALPPSLAGVSREIWAPGRRFGFSAVAPGEVYWFATFDAPPGIAEPPAESAHHLHALFDRFPPPVSDLIETTDDARLVRTDLHDLPRLATWHRGRVALLGDASHATTPNLGQGAAQAIEDAWVLADRLARSVSVEAALREYEAIRKPKARFVVDRSWQVGRLAHLSNPVGRAVRNLALRCTPASVARRQLDRVYVLDY encoded by the coding sequence ATGTCCATCCCATCGCGCAGCTCCACCGCGACGAGCAGCGTCGGCCGCGTCGCGATCATCGGCGGCGGCATCGGCGGTCTCACGGCCGCCATCGCGCTGCGCCAGCGCGGCATCGACGCGCACGTCTTCGAGGCCGCGTCGGCGCTGGGCACGGCGGGCGCCGGGCTGTGGATCTCGCCTAACGCGATGCAGCTGCTGCAGCGGCTCGACCTCGCCGGCGCCGTCATCGCCGCCGGCGTGCCCCTCGGCCGCGCGGAGGTGCACGACGCCGAGCGTGGGCTGCTGCAGCGGCTCGATTTCTCCGACGCCTCGCAGCGCTTCGGCGTGCCGACCGTCGCGATCCTCCGCCACCGCCTGCACGCGATCCTCGCCGCGCGGCTGCCGAACGACCGGTTGCACGTGGGTGCGCCGTGCGTGTCCGTCACGACGACGCACGGGGTGCGCGCGCATCTCGCCGACGGCCGCACCATCGACGCGGACCTGCTCGTCGGCGCGGACGGCCTGCGCTCGGTCGTGCGCGAGTACGTGTCGCCCGGCGTCGCACCGCGCTACTCCGGGCAGACGTCGGTGCGCGGCGTCGCGTCGCTCGCGCTGCCGCCGTCGCTCGCCGGCGTGTCGCGCGAGATTTGGGCGCCCGGACGACGCTTCGGCTTCTCCGCCGTCGCGCCCGGCGAGGTGTACTGGTTCGCGACGTTCGACGCGCCGCCCGGCATCGCCGAGCCGCCCGCCGAGTCCGCGCACCACCTGCACGCGCTGTTCGACCGCTTCCCGCCGCCCGTCTCCGATCTGATCGAGACCACCGACGACGCGCGGCTGGTCCGCACCGATCTGCACGACCTGCCGCGCCTCGCGACCTGGCATCGCGGCCGCGTGGCGCTGCTCGGCGATGCGTCGCACGCCACCACGCCGAATCTCGGACAGGGCGCGGCGCAGGCGATCGAGGATGCGTGGGTGCTCGCCGACCGTCTCGCGCGGTCGGTCTCCGTGGAGGCCGCGCTGCGCGAGTACGAGGCGATCCGCAAGCCGAAGGCGCGCTTCGTCGTCGATCGCTCGTGGCAGGTGGGCCGCCTCGCGCACCTCTCCAATCCGGTCGGACGCGCGGTGCGAAACCTCGCGCTCCGTTGTACGCCCGCATCGGTGGCGCGCCGACAGCTCGATCGCGTGTACGTGCTCGACTACTGA